Sequence from the Bubalus kerabau isolate K-KA32 ecotype Philippines breed swamp buffalo chromosome 17, PCC_UOA_SB_1v2, whole genome shotgun sequence genome:
GCTCCAAAGGCTACACCCCCAGACCCCTGCACGGCACACTGTCTCTTCTACTGACAAAGTAAAAGGTTCCTTTAAAAGTAATACACTGTGATAAACAAAGTACCCcctaaacaaatgaaacaacttcaGAATATGTACAAACAGGACACAGCAGGTCAACTCAtccaattcattttctttttttaagaaaaaaaattttttttgatatggaccatttgtaaagtctttattgaatttgttacaagattgtttctgttttctattttggccaggaggcatgtgggatcttagctctccaatcaaggattgaacccacaccttccGCACTGGAAGCAAAGtcaactgccagggaagtcccaatccaacttatttttaaatgaggaaactgaggtccaggaaGGGAGAGCGACTTGCCCATGAGCAGGCAGGTGGCATAAAGACCCATGCTTCTTGATTTCAGTGGCTCTACATTcatttatgggctttcctggtggtgcagtggtaaagaattcacctgccaatgcaggagatacaggttcgatccctgtgtcaggaaggtcctctggaggaggaaacggcaacctactccaatattcttgcctggagaatcccatggacggaggagcctggtgggctacaattcacggggttgcaaagagtcagactcgacttatcaaccaaacaacaacattcATTTACATTCTCTAcattcagggaagcctggcgtgctgcagtccatgcggtctcaaagagttggacacgactgagcgactgaactgaactgaatgtttcatACAAAGCATAAGGATGTGGAGTAGTTTTATTATTACCAAAAAAAGGCTAGGAATAATCTTAAATTAAAACTCAATCCATTTATTCTTCACATGGAAACGGTGGTAAAAGGCAGCTGGGGATGTGATCCTGTCCCCAAGACAAGGAATCCAGAATGGCCATCTGGAGACCCCTTAAAGAACATCTGCTCTGAGTCCCCCCCCACTAAGCAGAGGGGAAAACTGACCCGCCAGCATCAGCATGATTTTAATGACTGTCGGAAGATACCATTACAGCAGTAAAATCGACCCTCTGTAACATAAATGGCTGTATTTACAAGTGTAGTATAAATGTGAGGTCTTGTAACAGCTTCAGGTAATAAACCTTTTTAAATGAGGAGGTGGGACATGCAAAAGGTAATGGTCAAAGTATCGCATTGCACCTGCAGTTCAAGATCAAGCAAGCATCCGCTATGCTCTTCATACACCAGCATCCTTTTAACAACTGGAATCAGTTCGGAGCTGCCAGTCACGAGGCTCCACACCTCCCGGCCCCACAGGACATGCACGCGACCTCAGCTGGGCCAACTGGATCACTTTAAGGGAATGATTGACACTAAGGGAGGAGGACTCTCTCTTCCCCTGGGatcaagacccagaacagccaccAGGCCTGGACCATTTCTCCTGCTGCACAGAGGCCACCTGGGGCCAaacacagaggaaagagaaaagagaaaagaaaagaagctacgGCTTCAGCTCTGGATCCAGCCACACCGCAAGCTGGCACCCTCTGCAATTCCTAGTTCAGAGCGCCAAGCAATTCCCATTTTGCTGCAATATGTTAGAGTTTACAAACAAATGAACTATAATCAATACTCCCAACTGAAGTCTTTCCACCAAAGAATCATATTTCCCCAAACCACTCTCTACCCATTTCACCAAACTGAGAAGAGTTTTAGATGTAACAGGAACTCTGCAGACTGCTACTAGGGACAGAGTTTCCTTTGGGGGTGATTTTAAAAGCTCTGGAATTTTTGGACAATGGCGGTGACCGCCCAACGTAAATGTATGTCACACCCCTGAACGGCACACTAAAAGCGCTAACATCTTACGTTATTCCATTTTACCACAgtcttaaaaatggaaagaaaacaggGGTTCTGCAGGATTCAAAGACCGCCCCCACTGGATGCGCcccagcaaacaccctctcccagtGCGTGCTGTTCTTCCGGCCATGCCGGGCTGGCTGATGAGAGGGCTAAGCGTGGATGGTGGAGTCCAGCAGGAGACCTCTGATCGTGGACATGCATTCTTCTGCATTTTCCATTCTATTGCCACAAAGGAGACCCTTGAAAGCTGGTTAACCATTAAAGCCTCCAACTGTCCAGGAGAAAAACAGCCCGAGGGGTTGAGTAGGCGGCTGCCCAAAGAAAGGGTGCCAGGGCTGGACAGGGTGCCAGCTGCAGTATTCGCTGGTAATGCTGATTAGGCTAGGAAGTGAATGACATTTATGGAACATTTACCACATCCCAGGCATAGTGCTACCCCTTTAGGAGGTAATTTGACAGcctatacctttttttttaatgtgcaatatatatgtattttttaatttttggctcaaatattttaaaatttcattttatttatttttggccacatcgGCACACATGGGAACTTAGTTCTttggccaggaattgaacctgtgccccctgcattggatgtgaagagtcttaaccactgggccaccagggaagccctagcctattccttttttaaaggattttcacCCCTGTTAACTCCAGAACACTCCCCCTCCTGAAAGGGCGCGTTAAAGAAACAATTCAGTGTAGGGCGGGAAGGAGCTGCACGTATTAAAATGTTGGTTGGAACGTAttatttataacaataaaaatgggAAGCAACTCAAGAGGCCAACACCAAGGGGATTTTCAATCCATCACAGTACACTTGCGAAACCGGACTTGTCGGCAGCCAGAAAAACGTTCATTACAAAGACTCTGCAGACACATAATTTATGTAATTACGTTATGTTAGGAAAAAAGAAGCTGATTAGGTGTGATTCATAGGCTGAGACTGTAGCAATGCAGAGGGGAGTGCGTTCACCCACAGGactgggaggagagaaggaaaaagcgGCCGCAATAACAGAATGATAGGAGTTCTCtcctattattactttttaacagAAGTTTTATTTGGGGATCGTTGTGGATTTAGAGGAACGTTGTAAGAGACAGCACCAAGAGCTCCCACGCACCCCACGGCCATTTGACAAGTGTGAACATCTGAAGTTACCATGGTGTGTTTGTCACAGCCAGGAAGCCAACACTGGAACATGACTACCAACCAAACCCCAGACTTCATTCCGATCTcaccgtttttctagatttcaccaGTTTGTCCTGGATCCAACCCAGGACACCACAGTGCACTCggcagatttgtgtgtgtgtgcgttttttttttttaggatgcaATGGCTTTTTGTATATTCTCAGATATAAGCAACCAACACCACAGCTTTTAGAACAgtttagaatatttccatcacctctAAGGAAGCCCTGTACCAGTTAGCCATCTACCCCCTATCATGGGTTTTGGGAAATCCTTCTGCAAGATGGAGATCCCTTTGTTAGGGAGAAAACCGTCTCCCCTCCACCTCCTTGCCCCAGTCTATGGTTCTGAAATTTGGACTTTTTTCTATGATTTTATTGACTTGCTTCTTCAGGCTATGCTGGGTCGtcactgctgcgtgggcttttctctcgtTGCGGGGAGccggggccactctctagttgtggtgcgagggcttctctggttgaggagcgcaggctctagggcgcacaggcttcagtagtcgtggctccccggctctagagcccaggctcaatagttttggtgcacaggcttagttgctccacaacatgtgagatcttcccggaccaggggttgaattcatgtctcctgcactggcaggcagattctttaccactaagccaccaaggaagccctagaaTTTGGATATTTTTTCTCAACATGACCCCATGCCCTAGCTTCAAATGACCTGCTTTGGAAATTTCCAATAGTGTCAATTTTTTTTATGTCCAGAATGCaaaaataaagaactttaaaatgggAAGCTCTACAGGTAGAGCTGTTTGGAACCCCAGGGACAAAACCAAGGGTACACTAGTTTCCCCTCTTCCTCTAGTCTAATAGGGACACAGGAGTAAATCAGCTACCACCAGCGCCCAGCTACTCAGTCTAGGGATCTTTGCCATTGCTGATGCAGCCTTTGTCATTCTAGGGTCGTCAAAGTCATCTTTAAACCCCTGCTGGTGCCCATGTGAttgacatttattcattcatcaagtgTCATTGCGCTCCTACTGTGTGCTAGACACCATTCAGCGGGCACTCGTGAACTCTCCCTTTGCATCCTCATGGCCACAGCTGGAAGCCCTCCATCACCCACAGGAAGTGGCGCCATTTTGGTCAttcctccagcctcctcctccatgaGCTGCCTGCCCCACCCAGAAAGGTAGACCCCAGCCACCACGTTTCTAGTATTCGATGGTCAGGATCACAAATGCGGCTACCGTACCCAGAAAGCAATTTGGGGTATCTCTCACCAGTGTCGCTAGTGGTCCAAGGACTTAGCACGAGACGTTCAAAGTCATGGCCCAAGGAGCCAAGCCAGCCCCTTGTGTCCCTACTGGATGGTGACGCTTTGCGGAAtgtgacccccaccccccagacccTAAGAGAACACAAAGACGGTTACCTGCACCACCTCCTTCACCAGGGTCTTGTCGGTGCCGGTCTTAGCACGCTGCAGGCCGCTGACGTTCTCGCCAATCCATGTGATGAGGGCGAACTTGGACCTCTTGCTCATCGCATCCCCCGTGGTGAAGCGCACGAAGGCAAACAATCGGACGTCATCTGCACCAACAGCAAAAGGAGGGCATGGTGCTCAGTTAGAACACCCAGATCCACACTCCCCAGGCGGGGCTCTGAACCTCAAGGGCACCCAGAGCGACACAGAAGGAGCCACCGTTCCCTCCTTCGATCCCAACAACAGAGCTGCAGGCGGAGATGCCCACTTCACAGACGGAGTGGCAGAGGCGGAGGTGCAGAAGGGCCTCAGGACGCTCCCGAGGCTGCACAGGCAGAGGGAGCCCAGGCTTCTCTGGCTGCCACGCCCgccaccctgccctcccctcaaACAGTCATGCCTCAAATACTGAATCTGATTCAGGGAGCAAAAGGTGGTCAACTGTTTTTATCCCAAATCTTTGAGGCCCTATTTGGAACAGGAAAGCCACACAATAGAGAGACAGGAACCGAGCAGGGGTTGGGGGACAGGGAACAAAGACAGTGGCCCTGCTTCTGGCCTGGGATTCAGCTTGGGGCCCCCTGGGCATTCTTAGATTGTGGCCAGACAATTAGGCCAATCAAGAATTCTGAGCATTTTTCCACTAGGTGTGTTGTGCTTGTtacatggggtgtgtgtgtgtgtgtgtgtgcgtgcgcgtgcaTGCGTGTGTCTCCACCTCGGCACTCCGGTCATTTGGGGCTGGGTGGGTCTTCCTGGTGGGGTCGTCTCGTGCATTGGAGGACTGAGCAGCAACCCTGGCCTCCGCCCCCTCCATGCCAGTAATTACACCCTCACCCCAGGATGGCAACCAACAATGTCTCCAGCCATTATCCAATGTTCCCTGGGGAACAGAACCACCCCCAGCTGCTGCCAGGTGAGCACCAATTTCTAGACATACTTTTATGTCTCCGTTTAATCAGGATCCCCTTCAGTTTTGCACCAAAATCCAGCCCTTTTAGTTGAGGCATCACATATCCTTACTCAGATTACTCCCTAAACAGTTCACATGTCAACTGCAGTTATCAGTGAAGTCTCGATTCAGCCCCTCCCTGATGATGGCCAGGACACGGGTTGCtgcccagtcagttcagtcgctcagtcgtgtctgactcttcacgaccccatggactgctgcacgccaagcttccctgtccctcgctaactcgtgtccatcgagtcggtgctgCTGGTTTGGGGTTAATCATCCTGTACCTGCCCCTTGACTCAGCTCATGCTCTCAAACGGCTTTTCCTTGCTGGCTTTAGGATTTCTCAGGGACCCAATGACTCGTGGAGCTGTGTTTCCCAAGCACTGTGTGTATCTGAATCACCTGACATCTCACTTAAATGCAGATTCCAATTCGGCAGGTCTAGGACGGGACCCTGGGGTCTGCATTCCTAACTAGCTCCGAGGTCATACTGATGCTGTTAGTCAAAGGATCACGCTTGAGGTTTCATGACTTTACTTTCTTAAAACCAAggcatcttgggcttccctggtggtccagtggttaagaatccacctgccaatgcaggggacacaggtttgatcctgctctgggaagattccacatgccaagatGCAACTAAGCCTCttcaccacaactgctgagcctgcactccggagcccatgagctgcagctactgagcccatgtgccgcgaTTACTGAAGCCCTTGTGGCCTAGAGCCTGTAttctccaacaagagaagccacagcaatgagaagcccgagtgctgcaaccaaagagtagcccccacactctcaaactagagaaagccctcaagcagcaaaaaagacccagcacagccaataaataaacaaacaaacaaaaaccaaggcATCTTGATCCTAGAATCATTCTAGGTGCCTCCATGTGGAATCCCACACAAagtatatagtgaaagtgaagtcgctcagtcatgtccgactctttgcgaccccatggactgtagcctaccaggtttcttcatccatgggattttctaggcaagaatactagagtggggtgccatttccttctccaggagatcttcccaacccagggactaaacccgggtctcccacattgtagtcagacgctttactatctgagccaccaagaccaCCAGCCCTCTAAGTGTGATGGAGACAGTCCACACTGGCTGGTTAGTACCTCAAAGCCCAAGTTCATCCTAGACAACAAGCCAGCCAGTCTAGCAGGGAACCATCTGACCCCGGGGTGCTAAGACACAGCGCTCGACAGGGCACGGACTCCAGATTCAAACTCTATATCCAGGCTTTTCTTAAAGGAAACAGATCATAATCGCCATTCACGCTGACACAGCACCCTCCAGTTTATGGGTTAGTATTCATCAGGTCTTCATAAGGATGCGGGGAGGTGGGCCATGGGGGGCATCATGGTCACCATCATCTACACCCAAACCACCATTTGGGAGATGAAGCCAGGAGGTCGTGTGACATGCCCAAGGTAATGCACCAAGGACAAGCCAGCCTGGAGCCAAGGCGTGTCTCAGGTGTGTCTGCCCAGCCCTCCTCCTTCAGGGAACCACCCCCCGACCTGGCCATGGGAGGCTGGTGGGAGCCCATCCCAGGACCTGACCACAGGGGTCAGTGGGTGACAGAGCGGTGAGGACAGAGAAGAAAGATGGGTCTCAGGGACACTTCATGGGCCAAGTTAACATGGCTTAGTGACCGACATATGTCgcacatgtatgcatgtgagagctggaccataaggaaggctgagcgctgtAGAACTGGCACTTtgaaactgtagtgctggagaagactcttgagagtcccttggactgcaaggagatcaaaccggtcaatcctaaaggaaatcaaccttgaatattcattggaaggactgatgctgaagctccaatactttgccacctgatgcaaatagctgactcactggaaaagaccctgatgctgggaaaaactgagggcaaggggagaagggggtgacagacgatgagatggttggatggttatcactgacttgatggacatgaatttgagaaaactcagggagatagtgaaagacagggaagcctggtgtgctgcagtccatggggtcgcaaaaagtcagatatgacttagcaaccaaacaagtGACCGACTGGCTATGGGAAATGAGGAAGGAGAAGTCTGGGAACAGGAGACCACATGAGTGCCATCTCTAACTCCCAGAGGAACCTGACTTAATCCCCAAACATCTGAGCCTCAGTTggcctcatctgaaaaatggggtgATTTTTTGGTCCTccccatttttccttttatggaagTAAACAACACACCAcaaaaaattcaccattttaactattttaaagcaTACAAGTCAGTGGCACTTAGGACATACACAATATGGTGCCATCATCACCAcagtctaattccagaacatctgCATTGCCCCCCAAAAGAACCCCCTACCCACCAGCCATCACCCCTACCCACCAGCCATCACTCCTACCCACCAGCCATCACTCCTCACCCTTTCCCCATCCCCCCAATCCTAAGCAACCACTCAGCTACTTTCTGTCCctggatttgccttttctggacattttacagatggaaggaACCCTACAccatgtggtcttttgtgtctgcctTCTTTCAACTCAGCATGTTGGCAAAGTTCATCCATGTGGAAACATGATCGgcatttgattccttttttttttttaatagcttgaaggctttatttatttattggctccactgggtcttcatggctttGCAAGGTCTTTCTCCAGtagcggcgagcaggggctacccttTATTGTGGTGTGCAGGTCTCTCATCACGGTGGGTTCGCCTGCTGTGGAGCAGATTCTAGGTGCACAGAATTCAGCAGTTGCACTGTGCTGACTCTGGGGCTTGccggcttcagcagttgcagctcacaggttctagagctccagctcagcagctgtggcacacggcATGTCAGTccacagtgtgtgggatcttcccagaccagggattgaactcgcgtcccctgcattggcaggcagattcctatccactgcaccaccagggaattctggtACTtcgttccttttatggctgaataatactccatcgtatggatggaccacattctgttctATTCATCCATGCACCCACTGATGGACTTTTGGGATGTTTCCAAATTAGGTGATTTTACACCTCTCTTCTACATCAGCCATGAGGATAAAATGGGATGCTGTGAAACCTGTCTGGCCCGACCCAGTAGGACTTTCTCCCTGGAGTGGAGCTGCGGCTGAGGTGTGAGTACAGGAAATACGGCAGGTGGGGCTGAGGAACTGAAACTCACACAGCCACGCACGGCAGGTACAGGAGCTCTTTCGTTCCCCGGTATTTCCCGGCACTGGAGGCTGCGTTTGGGAAGCCAGCGCGCTCTTCTGAGTAGTGTTACTGGAGGATCAGGAGAAGCAGTTCCAAAGTGTTTAATTAAATTGCAGCGTTGACTTGAGGGGGAGGCGAACCACACATCTGATGCCTCCTGACTTGCTAATGCCAAGACAACACCAACAACAGAACTTGCAGCCTGTTTCCACAGCAACCACTCTATTTCCCTTTACTTCATTGGTCAGTCTGGATGTTTGGGATCCCGTGACCACACTTGGATCCCAGCTGCTCCGTCACTGGCCAAAGCCACTGAGAAAGTTACAAACCGTGTGTCCCAAGTACCAGCCTAGGACCTGTCACAGGACAGACGCCTTACCCCCAGCCCCAAGGACACAGCCGTAAGATCTTCCAGAACTGCAGGCCAGTGTCATTTAAATTATCACAGCAGGAAAGACCACTTTCCTGGGTCGCAGTTTGGTGCTTATCTGACAATGGTCTGGCTGAGAAGATTGCTGACATTTTTGAAAATCCGAGGGTCACATTTTGCTTACAAATGTCCGCTGGTCGGGATGTGGCATGACACTGAAAAGTCAGTGGAAAGTCTGACGTGAAAAACCTGTTGGTCTGGGAGACCTTTGCACAGCTGCCCACACAGACCTCCAGCTCCCACGCCTCCTGAAGGAGGTTCTTAGCCCATCTGACCTCCAGCAAGTCAACGCAGGAGGAAGTTctcgtttagtcactaacttcCCTCCTCTGAAAAACTGGGCAGATCAAACACGGATGTGCGCACGGGTGTATCACCTGGAAGGCAGAGCTTGACCTCATCACATACACGTATATGAAGCGTGTCTGTGTGTGCCCGTCCGTGTGTGCGTGCTCATGCATGAGTGTGAATGTATGTGATGGTGCCTACACACTGGGATAGCAAACTTGCCTAGAAGATTGGTCCTGAGGTTACTGCCACCCCCGGGGTGGCACTCGGGGGGCTCAGTGGCACATCTTTCCAGTCTGGGGTTGAGGGGGCAGAGGAGTCGAGGTGCAGCTCCAGATAACCCCCATGGGGGCACCCAGGCCCTGAATTCACACCAGAGGACACACCCTGAGCCCCGTCTGAGAGAGGTCCCAGAACAGCTGTCTACACCTGCTTGCCCCCGGAACCATTCCATCTCAACATTCTGGTCTACAGCATCCGGGTTGAATCCAAGTTTTGGAATCCACTGGAAACTCATCCCCATTCTGTCCCAGCTCTGTGATAAGACCAGATTCCTGAATGCCTCCAAGCCTCaagttcctcatctgcaaaatgggtcaCATATATCTCATAAGGCatattgaggattaaatgaaaaagaaagagcgTGAAAGGCTTGGCTGATGGGGCTGGTGACTATATTTCTCTCCCCACCTGTCTGGTGAAATGAGGTCCACAGTGGCCTCCACTGCCAAACCCTAGGGGATAGCCTCCGTGCCTTCCAGTCTCTGAGCTGGCTTTCTGCATCCACCAACTTAACGTTCAGTCTGCTGGGTCTCGAAGTAGGGGCCCTCCTAGGCATATGGTCATGGAACCGCTGGTCTCATGAAGATTTCTTGAGggtctactgtgtgccaagcacagtGCCAAGCATTAGGGGGCACAGATAAGATGAACGAGGGTCCTGAAGATAACAGAAGCTGTTCACTGAGAGCTTGCTACACGGCAGGTGCCATCCTAAGCATTTATGTGTGATTGCACATTTTCTCATCCCAACCTCTCCATCTGGTCAGCACTGCCCACAATCCCACTTCacagatagagaaactgaggctcagagaggtgaagtgacaaGAAACCAGACATCTTTTTTTCTGGTTCCATCTAGAGCAGCAGCTCTCAAAGTGTGTTCCTCGGACCAGCAGCAACATCATTTCCCAGGAACTCATTAGACCGTGAATTCTGAAACTCTAGGAACGGGGCCATTTTTAAACAGAAGTGAGTTTAAAAGAGACCCTGGGGGAGATTCTTATGCCTCCATAGCCTGAGAACCATTGACCTAGACGATGAGGTGAGGAGAGCAGAAGATGGGGTTTTCAACTCAGAGGACCTGTTCTCCCCTGGCTGGGAAAGAGGGTGAGACAGGGTCTTGTGGGCAGAAAAGCTGAAATGCCCAGAGTtcagccccacccccatcctccccaCCCACACCCTTTCATTTTAAGGAAGTGATCATATAAAGGAGCTTCCTGTATGGTCTGTCTTCTCAATGTTGTAATTTATAGAATTCGAGGCATGGTTCCTTGAGCATCTCACCATCAAAGACCACCGGGACTGTCCCCCAGAGACTTTCCCTCCCCTCGAATCCCACAGCCCAAGACAAAGAAGAGTGGTCTCTAGAAAAAGGGCTGCTGAATCACGGCACTACTAACAGCTTTTCTGTGACCTCTGTGTGTCTACTGACACACTTGTACACTAACTTGTACACTACTAACAAGGATTCCCAAATGCATCACAAAAAGCCACATAGAGCCCCATCTCAGGGGAGGCGTCAACCAATGACAAAACAAGGTCAGGAGCCCCGTCCCCGAACACCGTCAATGCCCTTTGGGCAATGCCTTTGGGCCCTCGCTGTGGTGGCCTCAATTCAGGGCTGTGGACACCCTCCCCTTCCCGCCCAGGAAGAGTCTTGTCCATCAAGAGATGGTCCTTATAGGGTGTTAATAGAAGTCCCCTCTTAAAAGAACTTGAGCCTTTCATTGGTCTATGTAGCCTCATCACAGGTCAAGGATGGGTTATCAGTGTGAAACATCTGCACCAGCCAATCCCACAGCCCTAAGGACCCCAGGACCTAGAGACCCCAGACAGGGCCCACTTGGTTCAAAGTCCTGTTCCTCTTTTCAAGGCTTCTCGCTGTCACATATTAAGTACATTAATCTGCAGCATAAAGTCACCGCATGTAAAGTTCTTGGGACGCTGCCTGGCAGAACTGTGCTCAGAAACGCCAGCAGCGGTCACTAGGCGCTCTCTCCTCGGCagccccttcctccccctccctcctctatctccctcctcgaTCCTGCAAGGGGATATGAAGGACATAGAATGATACAAAGAGAGAGACATGACCACAGAGGGCATGGGAAGAGGAGTGAAGAAAAAAGGGAGGTCAGATGTCTCTGGAATCACCAAGGCCTCAGGGATGAGCTGCTCTAAAATTCTTCCCAAAAACTATGAACGGTACACAATCCCCACCAAGCCCTCGAGGACTCCCTGCCCTCATGCACACCTCCCAGCCACACTGGAAATCTCCTGAGGTTCAGAATCACTGAGGGGCAGAGTCTGATCCGTGTCACTCAATATTCTCGCCATGGCGACCCTGACACAGGATCCACATTGATCCAGGGCCCTCATCTTCCTCCCAAAAAGACCTGTCTTCCCTTCTACCTTTTCCCACAGCTGGCACTGGCCAGAGGACAAAACCCAAAGGAGACCGAGACTCTGCCATGAGCCAAGCAGTGTGACTCTCTCACACTTTTGCAAATGTTTTgagcaattttttttcattacacACAAAACACATATGAGGTGTAGAATAACTAGaaatacaaacaagcaaaaaaaaaaaaaaaaaatccctcaccACCAAAATAGCCTAGGAAACTCCCTATGGAGCCTAAGCAAAACTTTGGGGGCACGTCCTTTGATCTTTTTAGCTGCTTCCATACCTGTCCAATTTGAGTCACATCTCCAGCGCCAAGCACATAGCAGGCACCCAACAAAACATCTACCggtcaacagaaagaaaaaagagagaaagaagtaacCATTTCATAATTTCCACCC
This genomic interval carries:
- the COTL1 gene encoding coactosin-like protein isoform X1, with the translated sequence MATKIDKEACRTAYNLVRDDSSAVIWVTFKYDGSTIVPGEQGAEYQDFIQQCTDDVRLFAFVRFTTGDAMSKRSKFALITWIGENVSGLQRAKTGTDKTLVKEVVQPTRLLRPWDSPGKNIGVGCRFLLQRTFLTQGSNLYLLHWQVNSLPLHHQESP